In the Streptomyces spororaveus genome, ATGGCGAGGCCGAGACCGCTGCCGGCGGAGCGGGTCCTGGCGGCGTCCGCCTTGAAGAAGCGGTCGAAGATGTGCGGCAGCACCTCGGGGGCGATGCCGGGGCCGCTGTCGGCGACGTCGATCAGCAGCCGTTCGCCGTCCTCGCCCGGCGCGGTCCGTACCGTGACGCGTACGGGGGCGCCGCCGTGCCGCAGGGCGTTGCCGACGAGGTTGGCGAGGACCACGTCGAAGCGGCGCGGGTCGAGCCGGGCGCGCACCCGCTCCGGCAGCTCGGTGACGATGCGGTCGTCGACCCAGTGGCGGCGCTCCAGGGTCTTGCGCACGGCTTCGGCGACGTCCACGTCGTCGAGGTTGAGCTCGGCGGCCCGGGCGTCGAAGCGGGAGATCTCCATCAGGTCCTCGACGAGGACGGCGAGTTTGCCCGTCTCGGCGCTGACCAGGCGCAGGGCCTTGGCGGTGTCGGCGTCGAGGCGTTCGGCGTCCTCGTCGAGGACCTCGGTGACGGCGAGCATCCCCGCGAGGGGGGTGCGCAGTTCGTGGGAGACGTCGGAGGCGAAGCGGCGGGCGCGGACCTCGGCGTCCTGGAGCTCGCGCACGGACTGTTCCAGGGCCCGGGCGGTCTCGTTGAAGGTGCGGGCGAGTCCGGCGAGTTCGTCGGCGCCCCGGACCTCGATCCGGGTGTCGAGGCGGCCGCTGCCGAGGCGCTGGGCGGCCCGGCGCATGTCGCGGACCGGCCGCAGGACGCTGCGGGCGGCCAGCAGCGCGGGGACTATGGCGATGGCCAGTCCCGGGACGGCGCCCTGCTTGGCGGCGTCGACCATCGCCTCGACGGTCTGCTTCTCGGTGGAGAGCGGGACGCTGGCGTAGAAGACGGCCCCGGTGGACACGGTGGAGCCGTTGTGCTCGAAGAGGGCGGGGACACCGACGGTGAGCCACGGGTTGCCGCGCTGGTCCTCGACCCGCTGGAAGGCGGTGTAGTTGTGGCGGCGGACCTTCTCGCGCAGGTTGTCGGTGATCACGCTGGAGGTCGGCGTGCCGGGGTTGGTGGAGACCCGTACGCCGCCGTACTCGCCGAAGATGATCCACGGGTGCGGTTTGCCGCGTTTGCCGAGCTCGATGACGATGCGCTGGAGCTCCGTCTGGTCGAGCGGGAGCCGGACCTCCTGCTGCTCGACCTGGTCCCGCAGGGTGCTGACGGCGGTGTCCTGGGTCTGCTTGAGGATCGCGTTGCGCGCCTGCTGGTAGGTGAGGGCGGCGGTGGTCACCGCGCTGATCGCGGCGACCAGCAGGAACGCGGCGATCAGTCGGGTGCGCAGGCCCAGCGGGGCTATCCGTCGCACGCGCGCGCCTACAGCGGACCGAAGCGGTAGCCGAAGCCGCGCACGGTCTGTATGTAGCGCGGGCTCGCGTCGGGGTCCTCGACCTTGGTGCGCAGCCGGCGCACACAGGCGTCCACGAGCCGGGCGTCGGCGTGGTAGCTGTGGTCCCAGACGTATTCGAGGAGTTGCTGGCGGGAGAAGACCTGCTCGGGCGAGGCCGACAGGTGCAGCAGGAGCTTGATCTCGCTGGGGGCGAGGGGCACGCGCTCGCCGTTCTTGGCGACGCTGAGCCCCGCGCGGTCGATGGTCAGCTCACCGTGGTGCTCGACCCCGGGGCGGCTGCCGACGGGATCGCTGAGCCGGCGCAGTACGGCCTTGATGCGGGCCTCGATGACCTCGGTGCGGGCGGGTTTGACGATGTAGTCGTCGGCTCCGGCCTCCAGGCCGACGACGATGTCGAAGTCGTCGCCGCGTGCGGTGAGCATGATGATCGGCACCTGACTGGTCTCGCGGATGCGGCGGCAGACCTGCACCCCGTTGATCCCCGGCAGCATCAGGTCGAGGAGGACGAGCTCGGGACGGAAACCGCCCATCAGCGCGAGCCCCTCCTCTCCGGTCCCGGCGGAGCTCACGTCGTGGCCCCGGCGGCGCAGGCCGAGACCGACCCCCTCACGGATGGAAGGGTCGTCCTCGATCAGCAGTACGCGTGGCATCCGGTCAGTATCCCAAAGCTGTGGCGGGGCCTTGCCTCCCGCTAGCGGCCGGTCTTGCGCCGCAGGGAGTCCAGCATGTCGGTGATCTCCGTCAGGCGCAGCGGCCCGGCGAGGACGACGACGACGAGCGCCAGTGCGACGGTTCCCGCCCCGACCGCGGCGAAGTTGCCGAACGGGTCGGCGGCGCGGGCGGCCGCGTACCCGGCGGCGGCCGCCGGCACGCAGGCGGCCAGCAGCCGCAGATGGGTCCGTACGGCGGTGGCGCGCCGCTGCGTACGGGTGCCCTCGCGCGGGCCGAGCCGTCGGGCGAGGGTGTGGGCAGTGACGGCGGCGCCCGCGAGGAAGGCGACGGAGGAGGCCGCGGCCATGCCGGTGACGGCCCAGCGCGGGGACAGCAGGAAGTAGGCGGCGGCCGACAGCCCGGCATTGAGCCCGGCGATGACCAGGTTCAGGAAGAAGGGGGTCCGGGTGTCGGAGAGGGCGTAGAAGCCGCGCGAGAGGACGTACTGCGCGGAGTAGGCGATCAGGCCGGGCGCGAAGGCGATGAGCATGCCCGCCATGACCTCGATGTCGGCGGCGTCGGTGCGGCCGTACTCGAAGACGCTGCCCATCACCCAGGGGGCGAGGGCCGCGAAGAGCGCGGCGGCGGGCACCACGAGGGCGGCGCTGGAGCGCAGGGCGTAGGAGATGTCGCGGCGCACGGCGGCGAGGTCGCCCTCGGTGGCGGCCGCGCTCATCCGCGGCATCAGGGCGGTCACGAGGGAGACGGTGATGATGCCCTGCGGGACGATCCACAGCTGGTAGGCGTTGGTGTAGGCGATGTAGCCGGCGCCGCCCGCGAGTCCGGCGTCCACGGCGTGCTGCCCGGTGGTGGTGGAGAGCCGGGTGACGACCCAGTAGGCGATCTGGTTGGTGAGGACCAGCATGACCAGCCAGCCGGCGTTGCGCAGGGGGCGGCCGAGGCCGCTGCCGCGCCAGTCGAAGCGCGGGCGCCAGCGGAAACGGGCGGCGCGCAGCGAGGGGACGAGGGCGAGGGCCTGGACGACGATGCCGACGGTGGTGCCGAGACCCAGGAGCCGGGTCTCGGCGGCGCTGAGGCCGGACGCTCCGTCGTGGGAGACGAAGAGGAAGAGCCCGAAGACGCCGATGATCACGACGTTGTTGAGGACCGGGGTCCACATCATCGCGCCGAACCGGCCGCGGGCGTTCAGCACTTGGCCGAGCAGGGTGAAGAGCCCGTAAAAAAGGATCTGCGGCAGGCAGTACCGGGCCAGGGCCACGGTGGTGCTCGCCTGAGCGCCGTCGTAGTCGGTGTACACCGAGACGATCAGCGGGGCGGCGAGGACCGCGGCGGCGGTGAGCGCCAGCAGGGCGGCGATGCAGGCGGTGAGCAGCCGGTCGGTGTAGGCGGATCCGCCGTCCGCGTGCTCCTTGGCGGCCCGGACGAGCTCGGGTACGAAGACGGCGTTGAGCGCGCCGCCGATGAGGAGCATGTAGATGATGTTCGGGACCGTGTTGGCGACGGTGTAGCTGTCGCCGAGGAATGCGGCGCCCAGGGCCGCGGCGACGACGGCGGAGCGGAGGAAGCCGGTGGCGCGGGAGACGACGGAGCCGGCCGCCATGAGGGCGCCGCTGCGCAGCACCGAGGTCTTCCCGGACGGCGCGTCGGCGGCTCCCGGGGCGGCGGCTGCCCCGGTGCCGGTCTCGGTGGCGGTTCCGCTCGCCGTCACCGGCGGGCCAGGTACGCCTGGAACGCCTTGTAGAGCGCCGCGTTGGCGACTCCGTCCATCGGTATCTCCCACTCTCCGAGCGTCTCGACGACCTGTCCGCCGGTGCCGAGCTTCCAGCGCAGCAGCCCGAAAGAGCGTTCGTCGGGGTCAAGGGTGGAGGGTACCCCGCGCATGTCGTACTCCTCCGCTCCGAGGGCGTGGGCGTCGCACATCATGCGCCACTGGAGGGCGTTGCTGGGCCGTACCTCGCGGCGGTGGTCGGCGGAGGCGCCGGTCTGGTACCAGACCCGCCTGCCCGCGGTGATCATCGTGTGGGCGGCGAGGATCTCCCCCTGGTGGACGCCCAGGTAGAGCCGCATGCGGCCGGGCGCCTCCTCGTTGAGGACCTGGTACTGCTGTTCGTAGTACGAGAGGGAGCGGCCGAGCCGGAAGCCGTCGCGCTCCTCGGTGATGCGCAGCAGCCGGTAGAACTCGGGCAGGTCGGCGAACGTGCCGATGACCGTCTCCACGCCGGACTTCGTGGCCTTGCGCACGTTGCGCCGCCACTCCTGGTTGAGACCCGACCACACCTCGTCGAGGGTGCGGCCGGCCAGCGGCACGCGGAAGACGTGGCGGGGCTGGGCGTCGCCGTCGTCCTCGCCGCCGCACCGCGTCCAGCCGCGGGTGCGCAGCCGGTCGGCGAGGGCGGCGCCCACCGGGTCGACCTCGGTGGCGAGGACGTCGGATATCTGCCGGCCCGGCCCGGAGGCGGCCTTGGCGGTGGCCGCGTCCCAGCGGCGGTAGGCGGGGGTGGGGCCGATGCGGACGGCGAAGGCGCCGGAGGAGCGCAGGTGGCGCATGAGCGGGGTCAGCCAGCGGTCGATGTGCGGGTCGGCCCAGTCGGCGACAGGCCCCTCGGGGAGATAGGCGAAGTATTTGCGGGTGCCGGGAAATTGCCGATAGAGAACGAGACCGGCACCCTGAATCCGGCCGTCCGGATAGTGCCAGCCGACCCTTTCCGAGCGCCAGAGGTCCTTTACCCGGGCCCAGGACGGGTACTGGAGAAAGCTCGCCCCGCCGTGCCGGGAAAGGAACGCCTGGTATTCCGAGACCGACAGGGCGCGCACCCGGAGCTCCCGGTCCTGGTCATGGTTCTGCTGGGCGGGGGTCACGAGCAGTGCGCACACGGCAGACGGCCTTCCTGTCGTCCTGACGGTCTCTCACAGGACTCTCACAGCCGCCCGTGACCGCCGTGCGCGGCGATTGTGACCGGACGATGACCGTTTCGCTGCGGTCGGTGTCACATAAGAAAGGACGAGGTTTTCCGCAGATCACGGAACCTAAAGTCGCGTCGTTGGCATCTCCTTTTGCGAACGCCACTCACCACCGCTCCTGGAAAGGGCCCTTCGTTGAGCCGTATACGCCGCACCGCCATGGCGGGCACCGCACTTCTGGCCGCCTCGCTCACCGCCTGCACGGGCGCGAGCGACGGTGGCGGCGACGACAAGGGCAAGGCCGAGCCGCCGAAGCCCAAGGCGGCCATGGCGGTCTCGGTGAACCTCACGGGCGATCAGGTCAAGGCGGGCCAGCCGGTGACGCTGACCGTCGCCGAGGGCAAGCTGGCCCAGGTGAAGGTGACCGACGCCAAGGGCACGGAGCTGCCGGGGAAGATATCCGACGACGGGAAGACCTGGACCTCGGAGCGCAACGCCCCGCCCGCCGCGGAGTACAAGGTGGAGGCGCAGAACACCGACAGCCAGACCGCCGCCACGTCGTTCAAGACCAGCGCCGCCGACAAGGTGAACAAGGTCTCGATCAACATCTCCAAGGGCAGCACGGTGGGCGTCGCCATGCCCGTGTCCCTCGTCTTCGACAACCCGGTGACGAACAAGGCCGAGGTCGAGAAGCAGCTCAAGGTCACCGCCTCGGACAACACCGAGGGCTCCTGGGGCTGGCTGAAGGACTACGACGGGAAGGACCGCGTCGACTGGCGGCCGAAGGACTACTGGAAGTCCGGCACGGACGTGAAGGTCGAGATGCACCTGAACGGTGTGGACTCCGGCAAGGGCGGCGGGCTGTTCGCCCGCGACTACAACACCGACTTCAAGATCGGCAAGGACCGCCGGGTCCAGGTCAGCCTGGACACCAAGAAGATGACGGTGACCGAGAACGGTCAGGCGCAGAAGGCGGTCCCGATCTCGGCCGGCACTCCGGGCGGCAAGAAGGCCTCCTGGTCCGGAAAGATGGTGATCATGACGAAGGAGGGCACCATCCGGATGGACTCCCAGACGGTGGGCCTGGACAACGCCTACGACAAGATGGTCGATTACTCGATGCGGCTGACCTGGTCCGGCATGTACGCGCACGCCGCCCCCTGGAACGCCCAGAACTTCGGCCGCGCCAACAGCAGTTCCGGATGCGTGGGGATGAGCGACTCCGACGCCGCCGAGTTCTTCGGACAGTCGCAGGTCGGCGACCTCTTCGAGGTCGTCGGCGAGGGTTCCAAGGGCCGGGCGGAGACCGGCAACGGCTACGGCGAGTGGAACCTGTCGTGGGACGAGTGGAAGGCCAAGAGCGCCCTGTCCGGCGCGCCGCAGAACGGCTGACGGACCCTCAGCGGCCGTCCTGCCCCCGCCCGTTCGGCGGCCGGCCCAGCGCAATCGCCCAATCGTTACCAGTGCGTAACTTACCCACGGGTTACTTTCGGTAACACACTCCCGTTACCGTCGGGTCACTTTGACATTGAACCCGGCGTACGCGAGGAGCGAGAGATGCGACGCACCACCACCGCCGCGGCCGTGGCGACCGTGCTGGCGGCAGTCACCCTGGGCCTGGCCCCCCACCAGGCCCAGGCGGCTCCCGCCAGCACCGCGGCGGCCGCCGCCGACGCCTCGTCGCAGGTGCGCTTCCACGACATCCCGGGCTCCGGCGGAATCACCCTCAAGGGCAACGTCTTCACCCCGGCCGGGGCCCAGAGCGGCCGGAAGTACCCGCTGATCGTGCTGCCCACCAGCTGGGGCCTGCCGCAGATCGAGTACATCGCCCAGGCCAAGAAGCTCGCCGACTCCGGCTACGTCGTGGTCAGTTACACCTCCCGCGGCTTCTGGCTCAGCGGCGGC is a window encoding:
- a CDS encoding sensor histidine kinase, encoding MRRIAPLGLRTRLIAAFLLVAAISAVTTAALTYQQARNAILKQTQDTAVSTLRDQVEQQEVRLPLDQTELQRIVIELGKRGKPHPWIIFGEYGGVRVSTNPGTPTSSVITDNLREKVRRHNYTAFQRVEDQRGNPWLTVGVPALFEHNGSTVSTGAVFYASVPLSTEKQTVEAMVDAAKQGAVPGLAIAIVPALLAARSVLRPVRDMRRAAQRLGSGRLDTRIEVRGADELAGLARTFNETARALEQSVRELQDAEVRARRFASDVSHELRTPLAGMLAVTEVLDEDAERLDADTAKALRLVSAETGKLAVLVEDLMEISRFDARAAELNLDDVDVAEAVRKTLERRHWVDDRIVTELPERVRARLDPRRFDVVLANLVGNALRHGGAPVRVTVRTAPGEDGERLLIDVADSGPGIAPEVLPHIFDRFFKADAARTRSAGSGLGLAITLENVRLHGGTLLAANGPAGGAVFTLDMPLEARA
- a CDS encoding response regulator transcription factor codes for the protein MPRVLLIEDDPSIREGVGLGLRRRGHDVSSAGTGEEGLALMGGFRPELVLLDLMLPGINGVQVCRRIRETSQVPIIMLTARGDDFDIVVGLEAGADDYIVKPARTEVIEARIKAVLRRLSDPVGSRPGVEHHGELTIDRAGLSVAKNGERVPLAPSEIKLLLHLSASPEQVFSRQQLLEYVWDHSYHADARLVDACVRRLRTKVEDPDASPRYIQTVRGFGYRFGPL
- the murJ gene encoding murein biosynthesis integral membrane protein MurJ; amino-acid sequence: MTASGTATETGTGAAAAPGAADAPSGKTSVLRSGALMAAGSVVSRATGFLRSAVVAAALGAAFLGDSYTVANTVPNIIYMLLIGGALNAVFVPELVRAAKEHADGGSAYTDRLLTACIAALLALTAAAVLAAPLIVSVYTDYDGAQASTTVALARYCLPQILFYGLFTLLGQVLNARGRFGAMMWTPVLNNVVIIGVFGLFLFVSHDGASGLSAAETRLLGLGTTVGIVVQALALVPSLRAARFRWRPRFDWRGSGLGRPLRNAGWLVMLVLTNQIAYWVVTRLSTTTGQHAVDAGLAGGAGYIAYTNAYQLWIVPQGIITVSLVTALMPRMSAAATEGDLAAVRRDISYALRSSAALVVPAAALFAALAPWVMGSVFEYGRTDAADIEVMAGMLIAFAPGLIAYSAQYVLSRGFYALSDTRTPFFLNLVIAGLNAGLSAAAYFLLSPRWAVTGMAAASSVAFLAGAAVTAHTLARRLGPREGTRTQRRATAVRTHLRLLAACVPAAAAGYAAARAADPFGNFAAVGAGTVALALVVVVLAGPLRLTEITDMLDSLRRKTGR
- a CDS encoding lipid II:glycine glycyltransferase FemX; this encodes MRALSVSEYQAFLSRHGGASFLQYPSWARVKDLWRSERVGWHYPDGRIQGAGLVLYRQFPGTRKYFAYLPEGPVADWADPHIDRWLTPLMRHLRSSGAFAVRIGPTPAYRRWDAATAKAASGPGRQISDVLATEVDPVGAALADRLRTRGWTRCGGEDDGDAQPRHVFRVPLAGRTLDEVWSGLNQEWRRNVRKATKSGVETVIGTFADLPEFYRLLRITEERDGFRLGRSLSYYEQQYQVLNEEAPGRMRLYLGVHQGEILAAHTMITAGRRVWYQTGASADHRREVRPSNALQWRMMCDAHALGAEEYDMRGVPSTLDPDERSFGLLRWKLGTGGQVVETLGEWEIPMDGVANAALYKAFQAYLARR
- a CDS encoding L,D-transpeptidase, translating into MAGTALLAASLTACTGASDGGGDDKGKAEPPKPKAAMAVSVNLTGDQVKAGQPVTLTVAEGKLAQVKVTDAKGTELPGKISDDGKTWTSERNAPPAAEYKVEAQNTDSQTAATSFKTSAADKVNKVSINISKGSTVGVAMPVSLVFDNPVTNKAEVEKQLKVTASDNTEGSWGWLKDYDGKDRVDWRPKDYWKSGTDVKVEMHLNGVDSGKGGGLFARDYNTDFKIGKDRRVQVSLDTKKMTVTENGQAQKAVPISAGTPGGKKASWSGKMVIMTKEGTIRMDSQTVGLDNAYDKMVDYSMRLTWSGMYAHAAPWNAQNFGRANSSSGCVGMSDSDAAEFFGQSQVGDLFEVVGEGSKGRAETGNGYGEWNLSWDEWKAKSALSGAPQNG